A single region of the Pseudomonas mandelii genome encodes:
- a CDS encoding high-affinity branched-chain amino acid ABC transporter permease LivM, translated as MTRNLKQALFSALLVWAVAYPVLGLKLTIVGIHLEVHGTSSATLITIAVCSVLMFLRVLFDQQISSAWRSSPNMPLIPAKASNFLTLPTTQRWIIIALIAGALVWPFFGSRGAVDIATLVLIYVMLGLGLNIVVGLAGLLDLGYVGFYAVGAYSYALLSHYLGLGFWICLPIAGLMAATFGFLLGFPVLRLRGDYLAIVTLGFGEIIRLFLRNLTDITGGPNGISNIEKPTFFGLTFERKAAEGMQTFHEYFGLAYNSINKVIFLYLVALLLALAALFVINRLLRMPIGRAWEALREDEIACRALGLNPTVIKLSAFTLGAAFAGFAGSFFAARQGLVTPESFTFIESAIILAIVVLGGMGSQLGVILAAVVMILLPEMMREFSEYRMLMFGALMVLMMIWRPQGLLPMQRPHMELRK; from the coding sequence ATGACTAGGAATCTTAAACAGGCACTGTTCAGTGCTTTGCTGGTGTGGGCCGTGGCCTACCCGGTACTGGGTCTGAAACTGACCATCGTCGGCATCCACCTCGAAGTGCACGGCACCAGCAGCGCCACACTGATCACTATCGCGGTGTGCTCGGTGCTGATGTTCCTGCGGGTGCTGTTCGATCAACAGATCAGCTCGGCCTGGCGCTCGTCGCCAAACATGCCGCTGATTCCGGCCAAGGCCAGTAACTTCCTGACCCTGCCGACCACCCAACGCTGGATCATCATTGCGCTGATCGCCGGTGCCCTGGTCTGGCCGTTCTTCGGCTCTCGTGGTGCGGTGGATATCGCCACGCTGGTGCTGATCTACGTGATGCTCGGCCTCGGCCTGAACATCGTGGTCGGCCTGGCCGGCCTGCTCGACCTGGGTTACGTCGGCTTCTATGCCGTCGGGGCGTACAGCTATGCATTGCTGTCGCACTATCTGGGTCTGGGCTTCTGGATCTGTCTGCCGATCGCCGGCCTGATGGCGGCCACTTTCGGTTTCCTGCTCGGCTTCCCGGTACTGCGTCTGCGCGGCGACTACCTGGCGATCGTGACCCTGGGCTTTGGTGAAATCATCCGTCTGTTCCTGCGTAACCTCACCGATATCACTGGTGGCCCGAACGGCATCAGCAACATCGAGAAGCCGACGTTCTTCGGGCTCACCTTCGAGCGCAAAGCGGCAGAAGGCATGCAGACGTTCCACGAGTACTTCGGCCTGGCCTATAACTCGATCAACAAGGTGATTTTCCTCTACCTGGTTGCACTGTTGCTGGCCCTGGCTGCGCTGTTCGTGATCAACCGTTTGCTGCGCATGCCGATCGGCCGTGCGTGGGAAGCGTTGCGTGAAGACGAGATCGCCTGCCGTGCGCTGGGTCTGAATCCTACGGTCATCAAGCTTTCCGCCTTCACCCTGGGCGCCGCCTTCGCAGGTTTCGCCGGCAGTTTCTTCGCTGCCCGTCAGGGCCTGGTGACACCGGAGTCGTTCACCTTCATCGAGTCGGCGATCATCCTCGCCATCGTCGTATTGGGTGGCATGGGCTCGCAGTTGGGTGTGATCCTCGCGGCCGTGGTGATGATCCTGCTGCCGGAAATGATGCGTGAGTTCAGTGAGTACCGCATGTTGATGTTCGGCGCCTTGATGGTGCTGATGATGATCTGGCGTCCTCAAGGCCTGCTGCCCATGCAACGTCCTCACATGGAGCTGCGCAAATGA
- a CDS encoding ABC transporter ATP-binding protein, giving the protein MLQFENVSTFYGKIQALHSVNVEVRQGEIVTLIGANGAGKSTLLMTLCGSPQAHSGSIRYMGEELVGQDSSQIMRKSIAVVPEGRRVFARLTVEENLSMGGFFTNKGDYQEQMDKVLGLFPRLKERFAQRGGTMSGGEQQMLAIGRALMSKPKLLLLDEPSLGLAPIIIQQIFDIIEQLRKDGVTVFLVEQNANQALKIADRAYVLENGRVVMTGTGEALLTDPKVREAYLGG; this is encoded by the coding sequence ATGCTGCAATTTGAAAACGTTTCCACCTTCTACGGCAAGATCCAGGCGCTGCACAGCGTCAACGTTGAAGTCCGCCAGGGCGAGATCGTGACCCTGATCGGCGCCAACGGTGCCGGCAAGTCGACCTTGCTGATGACCCTCTGCGGTTCGCCGCAAGCCCACAGCGGCAGCATCCGCTACATGGGTGAAGAGCTCGTCGGCCAGGACTCGTCGCAGATCATGCGTAAAAGCATTGCGGTCGTGCCGGAAGGTCGTCGAGTGTTCGCCCGCCTGACCGTGGAAGAGAACCTGTCCATGGGCGGATTCTTTACCAACAAGGGCGATTATCAGGAACAGATGGACAAGGTTCTCGGACTTTTCCCACGCCTGAAAGAACGCTTTGCCCAACGCGGCGGCACCATGTCCGGCGGCGAACAGCAAATGCTCGCCATCGGCCGTGCGCTGATGAGCAAACCCAAGCTGCTGCTGCTGGACGAGCCATCGTTGGGCCTGGCACCGATCATCATCCAGCAGATCTTCGACATCATCGAACAGCTGCGCAAGGATGGCGTGACGGTGTTTCTGGTAGAGCAGAACGCCAACCAGGCGCTGAAAATTGCCGACCGTGCCTACGTTCTGGAGAACGGCCGGGTGGTGATGACCGGCACGGGGGAAGCACTGCTGACTGATCCGAAAGTGCGCGAAGCGTATCTCGGCGGCTAA
- the bufB gene encoding MNIO family bufferin maturase, with product MNNSLFGLPPRAGLGLKTGHLREVLGSKPDIGFFEVHAENYMVAGGPFHHYLGLIREQYPLSLHGVGLSIGAEGPLDVQHLQRLAELIERYQPHSFSEHLAWSSHGPVFLNDLLPLAYDNATLNRVCEHIDQVQTTLKRPMLLENPATYLAFQRSTIDEADFISEVIRRTGCGLLLDVNNVYVSSINHQRDPVAYIDALPLHAVGEIHLAGFAEDTDSLGDRLLIDDHGAPIDNAVWALYVQVLERVGPVATLIERDNQVPAFGVLHAEARQADELLRCAEVRS from the coding sequence ATGAACAATTCACTGTTCGGGCTCCCGCCCCGCGCCGGGCTGGGGCTCAAGACCGGGCACTTGCGTGAAGTGCTCGGTTCAAAGCCGGACATCGGCTTCTTCGAAGTCCACGCCGAAAACTACATGGTGGCCGGCGGCCCTTTTCATCATTACCTGGGGTTGATCCGCGAGCAGTATCCGCTGTCGCTGCATGGCGTTGGCCTGTCCATCGGTGCCGAAGGTCCGCTGGATGTTCAACACCTGCAACGCCTTGCCGAGCTGATCGAGCGCTACCAACCCCACTCCTTTTCCGAACACCTGGCCTGGTCAAGCCATGGCCCGGTGTTCCTCAACGACTTGCTGCCACTGGCCTACGACAACGCGACGTTGAACCGCGTCTGCGAACACATCGATCAGGTGCAAACCACACTCAAACGCCCAATGCTGCTGGAGAACCCGGCGACGTACCTGGCGTTCCAACGCTCGACAATCGATGAGGCCGACTTCATCAGCGAAGTCATTCGCCGCACAGGCTGCGGGCTGTTGCTGGACGTGAACAACGTTTACGTGTCGAGCATCAATCATCAACGCGATCCTGTGGCCTACATCGATGCCCTGCCCCTTCATGCCGTCGGCGAGATTCATCTGGCCGGATTTGCCGAAGACACCGACAGCCTCGGTGACCGTCTGTTGATCGACGATCACGGCGCGCCCATCGACAACGCCGTGTGGGCGCTGTACGTGCAAGTGCTGGAGCGTGTCGGACCAGTAGCAACGCTGATCGAACGCGACAATCAGGTGCCAGCCTTCGGCGTATTACACGCCGAAGCGCGTCAGGCCGATGAGTTGTTGCGATGCGCCGAGGTCCGGTCATGA
- a CDS encoding LysR family transcriptional regulator produces the protein MSEMDDLAAFAVLIEAGSFTLAAQQLGCSKGQLSKRISLLETRFSVVLLQRTTRRLSLTAAGAALLPQAQALVVQVEKARQALARLKDDMAGPVRMTVPVSLGETFFDGLLLEFSRQYPEVQIELDLNNSFHDLSRDGFDLAIRSEVANDQRLVARPLLAWHEMTCASPAYLEQYGEPQTPQALADHRCLLNSHYSGREEWLYHQQHELLRVRVSGPFASNHYSLLKKAALAGAGIARLPSYLLQTELADGRLRWLLRDYQTRSMPMYLVHPYQGGLPKRTQVLADYLIDWFKRSGEALARLQQ, from the coding sequence ATGAGCGAGATGGATGATCTGGCGGCGTTCGCGGTGTTGATCGAAGCGGGCAGTTTCACCCTGGCGGCGCAGCAATTGGGCTGCAGCAAGGGACAGTTGTCCAAGCGCATCAGCTTGCTGGAAACACGGTTCTCCGTTGTCTTGCTGCAACGCACCACCCGCCGTTTGAGTTTGACGGCGGCGGGCGCGGCGCTGTTGCCTCAAGCCCAGGCGCTGGTGGTTCAAGTCGAGAAGGCGCGTCAGGCGTTGGCGCGGTTGAAGGACGACATGGCCGGGCCGGTGCGCATGACGGTTCCGGTCTCGCTGGGGGAAACCTTCTTCGATGGCTTGTTGCTGGAATTTTCCCGCCAATATCCCGAGGTGCAGATCGAGTTGGACCTCAACAACAGCTTTCACGATTTGTCCCGAGACGGTTTTGACCTGGCCATCCGCTCCGAAGTGGCCAATGACCAACGCTTGGTCGCGCGTCCTCTGCTGGCCTGGCACGAAATGACCTGCGCCAGCCCGGCCTATCTCGAACAGTACGGTGAGCCGCAGACGCCCCAGGCGTTGGCCGACCATCGCTGTCTGCTCAACAGCCATTACAGCGGTCGCGAAGAATGGCTGTATCACCAGCAGCACGAGTTGCTGCGGGTGCGAGTGTCGGGTCCGTTTGCCAGCAATCACTACAGCCTGTTGAAAAAAGCAGCGCTGGCAGGGGCCGGCATTGCGCGGTTGCCTTCCTACCTGCTGCAAACGGAATTGGCTGACGGGCGATTGCGCTGGCTCCTGCGTGATTATCAGACGCGGAGCATGCCGATGTACCTGGTGCATCCGTATCAGGGCGGACTGCCCAAACGCACGCAGGTGTTGGCGGACTACTTGATTGATTGGTTTAAACGCAGCGGCGAGGCATTGGCGCGTCTTCAGCAATAG
- a CDS encoding COG3650 family protein, whose amino-acid sequence MRVARSLVLVALLPLFAACQLFDGPRESASHVGQTRLQGQLTAADGKLLFQPCNEQRSYVVNDSGGTSVLQEAAALADAQGKLFADVRGQIVDSRLDLEQLYRVERSGAACDDPNFKLLILRAAGHSPEWNVKVSGKGMVIDRAGQAPLAVPYVEEQLGDGRFNLSTEANNQHIELWVAPQRCVDSTTGSVQHMSAELRIDGQVQRGCGYFGGSRND is encoded by the coding sequence ATGCGTGTTGCCCGTTCCTTAGTCCTTGTCGCCCTGCTTCCGCTGTTTGCCGCCTGCCAATTGTTTGATGGCCCGCGTGAAAGCGCCTCCCACGTGGGCCAGACCCGCCTGCAGGGCCAGTTGACGGCAGCGGACGGCAAGTTGCTGTTCCAGCCGTGCAATGAACAGCGCAGTTATGTGGTCAATGACAGCGGTGGCACCAGCGTCTTGCAAGAGGCCGCGGCCCTCGCCGATGCCCAGGGCAAGCTGTTCGCCGACGTGCGTGGGCAAATCGTCGACAGTCGCCTTGATCTTGAACAGCTGTACCGCGTCGAACGCTCCGGCGCCGCCTGCGACGATCCCAATTTCAAATTGCTGATCCTGCGCGCCGCCGGCCACTCGCCAGAGTGGAACGTCAAGGTCAGCGGCAAAGGCATGGTTATCGACCGTGCCGGCCAGGCGCCCCTGGCCGTGCCCTATGTTGAAGAACAGCTGGGCGATGGCCGTTTCAATCTCAGCACCGAAGCCAATAACCAGCACATCGAACTGTGGGTCGCGCCGCAACGTTGCGTCGACAGCACCACCGGCAGCGTCCAGCACATGAGCGCCGAGCTGCGCATCGATGGTCAGGTGCAACGCGGTTGCGGGTATTTCGGCGGCTCGCGTAACGACTGA
- a CDS encoding BufA1 family periplasmic bufferin-type metallophore, giving the protein MTATTRTLSATALVLALGSALSMAAVSTVQAADNSNMEKCFGVAMKGHNDCAAGAGTTCAGTAKMDHQANAWKLVPKGTCATTESKTSPTGFGQMEAFKAKA; this is encoded by the coding sequence ATGACTGCTACCACCCGCACCCTGTCCGCCACCGCCCTCGTTCTGGCCCTTGGTTCTGCGCTGAGCATGGCCGCTGTCTCCACCGTCCAGGCCGCCGACAACAGCAACATGGAAAAATGCTTCGGCGTGGCCATGAAAGGTCATAACGATTGCGCCGCAGGTGCAGGCACCACCTGCGCCGGTACTGCCAAGATGGACCACCAGGCAAACGCCTGGAAACTCGTTCCGAAAGGCACTTGCGCCACCACCGAAAGCAAAACCTCGCCGACCGGTTTCGGTCAGATGGAAGCCTTCAAAGCCAAAGCCTGA
- a CDS encoding DoxX family protein, translating to MNIRTESQNPIVRAIALLEMIPRSLIAFIARFSIAAVFWKSGQTKVEGLAIDLFDGSFQLGVPHLADSTIPLFQSEYHVPLLSPELAAHLAAFAEHVFPMLILIGFATRFSALALLGMTLTIQLFVYPDAYPTHGTWAAVLLYLMATGPGKLSIDHLIARHFAR from the coding sequence ATGAACATCCGGACCGAATCACAGAACCCCATCGTTCGCGCCATCGCGTTACTGGAGATGATTCCCCGCAGTCTGATCGCCTTTATCGCGCGCTTCTCGATTGCGGCGGTGTTCTGGAAGTCCGGGCAAACCAAGGTCGAAGGCCTGGCCATCGACCTGTTTGACGGCTCCTTCCAGCTTGGCGTGCCGCATCTGGCGGACTCGACCATCCCGCTGTTCCAGAGCGAGTACCACGTGCCATTGCTGTCCCCGGAACTGGCGGCGCACCTGGCCGCCTTCGCCGAGCATGTCTTCCCGATGCTGATCCTGATCGGCTTCGCCACGCGATTTTCGGCGCTGGCCTTGCTGGGCATGACCCTGACCATTCAACTGTTCGTGTACCCCGACGCCTACCCGACCCATGGCACTTGGGCGGCGGTGTTGCTGTACCTGATGGCGACCGGGCCGGGGAAATTGTCGATCGATCATCTGATCGCCCGCCATTTCGCCCGGTAA
- a CDS encoding branched-chain amino acid ABC transporter substrate-binding protein: protein MTKATKQISKLFAAMVLAGVASHSFAADTIKIGIAGPKTGPVAQYGDMQFSGAKMAIEQINAKGGVDGKKLEAVEYDDACDPKQAVAVANKVVNDGVKFVVGHLCSSSTQPASDIYEDEGVIMITPAATSPDITARGYKMVFRTIGLDSAQGPAAGNYIADFVKPKIVAVLHDKQQYGEGIATAVKQTLEKKGTKVAVFEGINAGDKDFSSIIQKLKQANVDFVYYGGYHPELGLILRQADEKGLKAKFMGPEGVGNDSISQIAQKASEGLLVTLPKSFDQDPANIALADAFKAKKEDPSGPFVFPAYSAVEVIAEGIKAAKSEDTAKVAAAIHAGTFKTPTGDLSFDDKGDLKDFKFVVYEWHFGKPKTEAKPQ from the coding sequence ATGACTAAGGCTACTAAGCAGATTTCCAAACTGTTTGCCGCTATGGTTCTGGCCGGGGTTGCCAGCCATTCGTTCGCAGCTGACACCATCAAGATCGGCATCGCCGGCCCTAAAACCGGCCCTGTAGCCCAATACGGCGACATGCAGTTCAGTGGCGCCAAAATGGCCATCGAACAGATCAACGCCAAAGGCGGCGTAGACGGCAAGAAACTCGAAGCCGTTGAATACGATGACGCCTGTGATCCAAAACAAGCGGTAGCGGTCGCGAACAAAGTCGTCAACGACGGAGTCAAGTTCGTAGTCGGTCACCTGTGCTCCAGCTCCACCCAACCGGCTTCGGACATTTACGAAGACGAAGGCGTGATCATGATCACCCCGGCTGCCACCAGCCCGGACATCACCGCCCGTGGTTACAAAATGGTGTTCCGCACCATCGGTCTGGACAGCGCCCAAGGCCCTGCCGCCGGTAACTACATCGCCGACTTCGTAAAACCGAAGATCGTTGCTGTCCTGCACGACAAACAGCAATACGGTGAAGGCATCGCCACCGCCGTTAAACAAACCCTCGAGAAAAAAGGCACCAAGGTTGCCGTGTTCGAAGGCATCAACGCCGGCGACAAGGACTTCTCGTCGATCATCCAGAAACTCAAGCAAGCCAACGTCGACTTCGTTTACTACGGTGGCTACCACCCTGAGCTGGGTCTGATCCTGCGCCAGGCAGATGAAAAAGGCCTGAAAGCCAAGTTCATGGGTCCGGAAGGCGTGGGTAACGACTCGATCTCGCAGATCGCTCAGAAAGCTTCGGAAGGTCTGCTGGTGACGCTGCCGAAATCCTTCGACCAGGATCCGGCCAACATCGCCCTGGCTGATGCGTTCAAAGCGAAGAAAGAAGACCCGAGCGGTCCGTTCGTGTTCCCGGCCTACTCGGCTGTGGAAGTGATTGCCGAAGGCATCAAGGCCGCCAAGTCCGAAGACACTGCCAAAGTGGCTGCTGCCATCCACGCAGGCACCTTCAAGACGCCTACCGGCGACCTGAGCTTCGACGACAAGGGCGACCTGAAAGACTTCAAATTTGTGGTTTACGAGTGGCACTTCGGCAAACCAAAAACTGAAGCCAAGCCTCAGTAA
- a CDS encoding short chain dehydrogenase has protein sequence MKILLIGAGGTIGSAVDKELSQRHDIIRIGRNSGDFNVDISDSASIRKLFEQTGKFDALVCAAGNVTFAPLDEMSEESFALGLKDKLMGQVNLLLIGREFANDGASFTLTTGVLSHDPIRSGASAALVNGALDSFVRAAAIELPRGLRVNSISPTVLLEAMGSYAPYFRGYKPVPAADVALAYAKSVEGLQTGQTFHVG, from the coding sequence ATGAAAATTCTTTTGATAGGCGCAGGTGGCACCATCGGTTCAGCGGTCGACAAGGAACTGTCCCAGCGCCACGACATCATTCGCATCGGCCGTAACAGCGGCGACTTCAATGTGGATATCAGCGACAGCGCCTCGATCCGCAAGCTGTTCGAGCAAACCGGTAAATTCGATGCGCTGGTCTGCGCTGCCGGCAACGTGACCTTTGCACCGCTGGATGAAATGAGCGAAGAAAGCTTTGCGCTGGGCTTGAAAGACAAGCTGATGGGCCAGGTCAACCTGCTGCTGATCGGCCGTGAATTCGCCAATGACGGCGCCTCGTTCACCTTGACCACTGGCGTGCTCAGCCACGACCCGATTCGCAGCGGCGCCTCGGCGGCATTGGTCAACGGCGCGCTCGACAGCTTCGTGCGTGCGGCGGCCATCGAACTGCCCCGCGGCTTGCGGGTGAACTCGATCAGCCCGACCGTTCTGCTCGAAGCCATGGGCAGTTACGCGCCGTACTTCCGGGGCTACAAGCCGGTTCCCGCAGCGGATGTGGCATTGGCCTACGCCAAAAGCGTAGAGGGCCTACAGACCGGCCAGACCTTTCACGTCGGCTGA
- a CDS encoding HvfC/BufC N-terminal domain-containing protein, producing the protein MSNHADFAAALLDPERPCPDGLLSVNGADPASRFAVYRNNVQASLINALADSYPVVVQLVGDEFFRAMAGVHVQGSPPRSPLMNDYGHDFAAFIEGFAPAASVPYLADVARLERLRVIAYHAADAQPLEHEQIAAALADPQALSELTVELHPSLNLLSSAFAVVAIWAAHQQETTLAGIDLSQGQHALVLRNGLDVEVFAIDQGASAFIQYLQNGQSLMQALEAAPAFDLSQTLALLISRNAITHLHNNKVSP; encoded by the coding sequence ATGAGCAATCACGCCGATTTCGCCGCCGCCCTGCTTGATCCGGAGCGGCCCTGCCCTGACGGATTACTCAGCGTCAATGGCGCCGATCCGGCCAGCCGTTTCGCGGTGTATCGCAACAATGTGCAGGCCTCGCTGATCAACGCGTTGGCGGACAGTTACCCCGTGGTTGTGCAATTGGTCGGCGATGAATTCTTCCGGGCCATGGCCGGTGTTCATGTGCAAGGCTCCCCGCCCCGCAGCCCGTTGATGAATGACTACGGGCACGATTTCGCAGCCTTCATCGAAGGCTTTGCGCCCGCCGCCAGCGTGCCTTATCTGGCCGATGTCGCCCGATTGGAGCGCCTGCGCGTCATCGCGTATCACGCGGCCGATGCGCAGCCCCTGGAGCATGAGCAGATCGCCGCAGCACTGGCCGACCCGCAAGCCCTGAGCGAGCTCACCGTCGAACTTCATCCCTCCCTCAACCTGTTGAGTTCTGCCTTCGCGGTGGTGGCGATCTGGGCGGCGCATCAACAGGAAACAACGCTGGCGGGGATTGACCTGAGCCAGGGACAACACGCGCTGGTGTTACGTAATGGCCTGGACGTTGAAGTATTCGCCATCGATCAAGGTGCCAGCGCGTTCATCCAGTATCTGCAAAACGGCCAGTCACTGATGCAGGCGCTGGAAGCCGCCCCCGCCTTCGACCTCAGCCAAACCCTGGCGCTGCTGATCAGCCGCAACGCCATCACTCACTTGCATAACAACAAGGTATCGCCATGA
- the livG gene encoding high-affinity branched-chain amino acid ABC transporter ATP-binding protein LivG, whose protein sequence is MSREILKVENLSMRFGGLLAVNGVALTVKEKQVVALIGPNGAGKTTVFNCLTGFYKPSGGSILLDGEPIEGLPGHKIALKGVVRTFQNVRLFKDMTAVENLLIAQHRHLNTNFLSGLFKTPAFRKSEREAMEFAEFWLDKVNLTQFANRPAGTLAYGQQRRLEIARCMMTRPRILMLDEPAAGLNPKETEDLKALISMLREEHNVTVLLIEHDMKLVMSISDHIVVINQGTPLADGTPEQIRDNPEVIKAYLGEA, encoded by the coding sequence ATGAGCCGCGAGATCCTTAAAGTCGAAAATCTGAGCATGCGCTTCGGCGGCTTGCTGGCGGTCAACGGCGTGGCCCTGACCGTGAAGGAAAAACAGGTGGTTGCACTGATCGGCCCTAACGGCGCCGGCAAAACCACGGTGTTCAACTGCCTGACCGGTTTTTACAAGCCGAGTGGCGGCAGCATCCTGCTGGACGGCGAGCCGATCGAAGGCCTGCCAGGCCACAAGATCGCCCTCAAAGGCGTGGTGCGCACCTTCCAGAACGTGCGGTTGTTCAAGGACATGACCGCGGTCGAGAACCTCTTGATCGCGCAACACCGTCATCTGAACACCAACTTCCTGTCTGGTCTGTTCAAGACCCCGGCATTCCGCAAAAGCGAACGCGAGGCCATGGAGTTTGCCGAGTTCTGGCTGGACAAGGTCAACCTCACGCAGTTCGCCAACCGCCCGGCCGGCACCCTGGCCTACGGTCAGCAACGCCGTCTGGAAATCGCTCGCTGCATGATGACCCGCCCGCGGATCCTCATGCTCGACGAACCGGCCGCCGGCCTGAACCCGAAGGAAACCGAGGACCTCAAGGCGCTGATCAGCATGCTGCGTGAAGAGCACAACGTCACCGTGCTGCTGATCGAACACGACATGAAACTGGTCATGAGCATTTCCGACCACATCGTCGTGATCAACCAGGGCACGCCTCTGGCCGACGGCACGCCGGAACAGATCCGCGACAATCCTGAAGTGATCAAAGCCTACCTGGGGGAAGCGTAA
- a CDS encoding DUF2288 domain-containing protein: MNEEPSTLYAKLLGETASITWKELEPFFAKGALLWVDPGLDLIAAAQAVATDEGEKVAAWLAADKVAKLSETRALDLFERDPQLWAVVVSPWILIQERATS, from the coding sequence ATGAATGAAGAACCTAGCACCCTCTATGCCAAGCTGCTTGGTGAAACCGCATCTATTACGTGGAAAGAGTTGGAGCCCTTCTTTGCCAAGGGTGCCCTATTGTGGGTCGATCCCGGCCTGGATTTGATCGCTGCTGCCCAAGCTGTTGCGACGGATGAAGGCGAGAAAGTGGCTGCCTGGCTGGCTGCCGACAAGGTCGCCAAGCTGTCTGAAACGCGGGCGCTGGATCTTTTTGAACGCGACCCGCAGCTGTGGGCTGTGGTGGTTTCGCCGTGGATTCTGATCCAGGAAAGGGCGACGAGCTGA
- the livH gene encoding high-affinity branched-chain amino acid ABC transporter permease LivH yields the protein MPDIYHFLQQLVNGLTIGSTYALIAIGYTMVYGIIGMINFAHGEVYMIGSYVAFIAIAGLAMLGLDSVPLLITAAFIATIVVTSAYGYSIERVAYRPLRGSNRLIPLISAIGMSIFLQNTVLLAQDSKDKSIANLIPGSFTFGPGGAHEVLISYMQIVVFVVTFVAMLGLTMFISRSRLGRACRACAEDIKMANLLGINTNNIIALTFVIGAALAAIAAVLLSMQYGVINPNAGFLVGLKAFTAAVLGGIGSIPGAMLGGLVLGVAEAFGADIFGDQYKDVVAFGLLVLVLLFRPTGILGRPEVEKV from the coding sequence ATGCCTGACATCTATCACTTCCTCCAACAGCTGGTTAATGGCCTGACCATTGGCAGTACGTATGCCCTGATCGCCATCGGCTATACGATGGTTTACGGCATCATTGGAATGATCAACTTCGCCCACGGCGAGGTGTACATGATCGGCTCCTACGTGGCGTTCATCGCCATCGCCGGGTTGGCCATGCTGGGACTCGACAGCGTTCCGCTGTTGATTACCGCTGCTTTCATCGCGACCATCGTCGTGACCAGTGCCTACGGTTACAGCATCGAACGCGTCGCCTACCGCCCTTTGCGCGGCAGCAACCGTCTGATCCCGCTGATTTCCGCCATCGGCATGTCGATCTTCCTGCAGAACACGGTTCTGTTGGCGCAAGACTCCAAGGACAAATCCATAGCCAACCTGATCCCCGGCAGCTTCACCTTCGGGCCAGGTGGCGCACATGAAGTGCTGATTTCCTACATGCAAATCGTGGTATTCGTGGTGACCTTCGTCGCCATGCTCGGCTTGACAATGTTCATCTCCCGCTCTCGTCTCGGACGTGCCTGCCGCGCCTGTGCCGAAGACATCAAGATGGCCAACTTGCTGGGCATCAATACCAACAACATCATCGCCCTGACCTTCGTCATCGGTGCCGCATTGGCGGCCATCGCGGCCGTCTTGTTGAGCATGCAATACGGTGTGATCAACCCGAACGCCGGGTTCCTCGTTGGACTCAAGGCGTTCACCGCAGCGGTACTGGGCGGTATCGGCAGCATCCCGGGAGCCATGCTCGGCGGGCTGGTATTAGGGGTGGCGGAAGCCTTTGGTGCCGATATCTTCGGCGACCAGTACAAGGACGTCGTGGCTTTCGGCTTGTTGGTTCTGGTTCTGTTGTTCCGGCCGACCGGCATCCTTGGCCGTCCGGAGGTTGAAAAAGTATGA